From Virgibacillus natechei, the proteins below share one genomic window:
- the resA gene encoding thiol-disulfide oxidoreductase ResA — MSLDQIKKKKKNKKRNRLIFRSAILAVLLVAVVFALVSNFQQDNTIYSAGDEAPDFELEQVNENNEVETIQLSELEGKGVMLNFWGTWCEPCKDEMPYMEELYPEYKDKGVEIVAVSLDATTLVIDRFIDDFGLTFPIPHDTTGEIMDLYKVGPIPSTFFINPNGEIEEVVNGALTLERLEGHLQDIQPEL, encoded by the coding sequence ATGAGTTTAGACCAAATCAAAAAAAAGAAAAAAAACAAGAAAAGAAATCGATTAATATTTAGATCGGCTATTTTGGCAGTATTATTGGTTGCAGTAGTTTTTGCTTTAGTATCTAACTTCCAACAAGATAATACCATATACAGTGCAGGAGATGAAGCACCTGATTTTGAATTAGAGCAAGTGAATGAAAATAATGAAGTAGAGACAATTCAATTAAGTGAGTTGGAAGGCAAGGGTGTTATGCTTAATTTTTGGGGAACTTGGTGTGAGCCCTGTAAAGATGAAATGCCTTATATGGAAGAGTTATATCCTGAGTATAAAGATAAAGGAGTAGAAATAGTTGCAGTAAGTTTAGATGCAACCACATTAGTTATCGATCGGTTTATCGACGATTTTGGACTTACATTTCCAATTCCTCATGATACAACCGGCGAGATAATGGATTTATACAAAGTAGGCCCGATTCCAAGCACATTTTTTATTAATCCGAATGGAGAAATAGAGGAAGTAGTTAATGGAGCTTTAACATTGGAACGATTAGAAGGACATTTACAAGATATTCAACCTGAATTATAA
- a CDS encoding pseudouridine synthase, translated as MTNREERLQKVIAQSGVTSRRKAEQLIVDGKIKVNDKVVDELGSKVTANDKIEVNGVPLEKELPVYYLLYKPRGVISSVKDDKGRKVVTDFLEGISERIFPIGRLDYDTSGILLLTNDGEFANQLMHPKYEVEKIYVAKIKGIPSKMELGQLRKGVKSDKDILKATNYNILSTDKKKNTMIIEITLHEGKNKHVRRMMEQLGYPVMKLKRERYGVLTLDGLKPGEYRALNPKEVKQIWNKASEIVK; from the coding sequence ATGACAAACAGAGAAGAAAGACTCCAAAAGGTTATTGCACAGAGTGGTGTGACATCACGAAGAAAAGCAGAACAACTTATTGTAGATGGAAAAATAAAGGTTAATGATAAAGTTGTCGATGAATTAGGATCTAAAGTTACTGCAAACGATAAGATTGAAGTTAATGGTGTGCCTTTAGAAAAGGAATTACCAGTATATTATTTGCTATATAAACCCCGCGGTGTTATTTCGAGTGTCAAAGATGATAAAGGAAGAAAAGTAGTGACCGATTTCCTAGAGGGAATCAGTGAACGTATCTTTCCAATTGGTAGGCTCGACTATGATACTTCTGGAATATTGTTATTAACGAATGATGGAGAATTTGCTAATCAGCTTATGCATCCGAAATATGAAGTAGAAAAGATATACGTAGCTAAAATAAAAGGAATTCCGAGCAAGATGGAGTTAGGTCAGTTACGTAAAGGGGTCAAATCAGATAAAGATATTTTAAAAGCTACAAACTATAACATTTTATCGACAGACAAGAAAAAAAATACAATGATAATTGAAATTACATTACATGAAGGTAAAAATAAGCATGTAAGACGTATGATGGAACAACTGGGGTATCCGGTGATGAAATTAAAGAGGGAAAGATATGGAGTATTAACATTAGATGGACTAAAACCTGGTGAGTATAGAGCATTAAACCCAAAAGAAGTTAAACAGATATGGAATAAGGCAAGTGAAATTGTTAAATAA
- a CDS encoding spore maturation protein, translating into MGIITSVSTWLIPCFILLVLVAATWKRVPAYETFVEGGKEGVKMAFSLLPFLVGMIVSISILRSSGALEAFVGFISPLLISIGIPPDIIPLALVRPISGTAALGMTTELISTHGPDSFIGRLASTMQGSTDTTLYILTVYFGAVGIKKMRYALKVGLLADLIGILASIIIVTIIFG; encoded by the coding sequence ATGGGGATTATAACTTCTGTTAGTACGTGGCTCATACCATGTTTTATATTACTTGTTCTCGTTGCTGCAACATGGAAACGAGTCCCAGCATATGAAACTTTTGTGGAAGGAGGAAAGGAGGGTGTCAAAATGGCATTTTCTTTACTTCCTTTTTTAGTAGGTATGATAGTGTCCATTTCTATATTGAGAAGTTCTGGTGCTTTGGAGGCTTTTGTCGGTTTCATTTCACCACTGTTGATATCAATTGGTATTCCACCCGATATCATCCCCTTGGCATTAGTAAGACCCATCTCAGGTACAGCAGCACTTGGGATGACGACCGAACTAATAAGCACCCATGGACCTGATTCGTTTATCGGAAGATTAGCATCAACTATGCAAGGCAGTACGGATACTACTTTATATATTTTAACCGTATATTTCGGTGCTGTAGGGATTAAAAAAATGAGGTATGCATTAAAGGTTGGACTATTGGCCGACTTAATTGGTATACTTGCATCAATCATTATTGTTACAATTATATTTGGATAG
- a CDS encoding nucleoside recognition domain-containing protein, with protein sequence MVNIIWACMAIIGIVYAMFNGTMDQVNQAVFESANEAVTLSIGLISVLVFWLGIMKVAESAGILEVLSKLFRPVISRIFPDIPKDHPAMGYILSNITANLFGLGNAATPMGIKALEQMKQLSGSDTASRSMITFLALNTSSLTLIPTTVIAIRMQYNSISPTEIVGTTIIATMISTVSAILIDRFFYYKSIWRK encoded by the coding sequence ATGGTTAATATTATTTGGGCCTGTATGGCAATAATTGGAATCGTTTATGCAATGTTTAATGGAACAATGGATCAAGTAAATCAAGCGGTGTTTGAAAGCGCGAATGAAGCTGTTACACTGTCAATTGGGCTTATCAGTGTTTTGGTGTTCTGGCTTGGTATTATGAAAGTAGCAGAATCAGCCGGTATCTTAGAAGTACTTAGCAAATTATTCAGACCAGTGATTAGTAGGATTTTTCCTGATATTCCTAAAGATCATCCAGCGATGGGGTATATATTATCAAATATAACTGCGAATTTATTCGGTTTAGGAAATGCAGCTACACCAATGGGAATTAAAGCATTGGAACAGATGAAGCAATTAAGCGGTAGCGATACTGCTTCCCGGTCGATGATCACGTTTTTAGCTTTAAATACGTCAAGCTTAACGTTAATTCCAACAACTGTTATTGCAATTCGTATGCAATACAATTCCATATCTCCAACAGAAATTGTTGGAACTACCATTATTGCAACGATGATATCAACTGTTAGTGCAATTTTAATTGACAGATTTTTCTACTACAAAAGTATCTGGAGGAAATAG